A section of the Armatimonadota bacterium genome encodes:
- a CDS encoding 2-isopropylmalate synthase, with protein sequence MNHRREVREVEQPNLLEDIFPYHQVPLITFDGVIREEIAGQVVEFDPRAAVKRDIFITDTTFRDGQQARPPYSPEQIRDIYDLLARLSGPNGVIRLTEFFLYTAKDRRAVELCRELGHPYPRISGWIRADEGDFQLVKDLGLTETGMLTSASDYHIFHKQKMTRREAFDQYLRVVEQALATGVRPRCHLEDVTRADLEGFVLPFVQKLAELGEQVGDDLKPKVRLCDTLGYGVTYPGAALPRSIPKLIYLVTHEGGIPPERLEWHGHNDFHKAHINAVTCWLYGCDAVNTTLFSFGERTGNPPLEGALVEYAGLKGTLNGADLRVLTDLARYFETEVGALIPPGQPFVGANFNRTMAGIHAHGLRRDERIYNIFDTCALLGRPPRVAITDKSGVDGVTRWVCDFLGLEGDHQVRRRDVLKIARWVADQYEVHERLTGISDQELAEQVRLHLPELYRSCMERRPGGDDSRAD encoded by the coding sequence ATGAATCATCGGCGCGAAGTGCGGGAGGTGGAGCAGCCCAACCTGCTGGAGGACATCTTCCCCTACCACCAGGTACCGTTGATAACCTTCGACGGCGTCATCCGCGAGGAGATCGCCGGCCAGGTCGTCGAGTTCGATCCCCGCGCGGCGGTCAAGCGCGATATCTTCATCACCGACACCACCTTCCGCGACGGCCAGCAGGCGCGGCCGCCCTATTCGCCGGAGCAGATCCGCGACATCTACGACCTGCTCGCGCGCCTCAGCGGCCCCAACGGCGTCATCCGCCTGACCGAGTTCTTCCTCTACACCGCCAAGGACCGGCGCGCGGTCGAGCTGTGCCGCGAGCTGGGGCACCCCTACCCGCGCATCTCCGGCTGGATCCGCGCCGACGAGGGCGATTTTCAGTTGGTCAAGGACCTGGGCCTGACCGAGACCGGCATGTTGACCTCGGCCAGCGACTACCACATCTTCCACAAGCAAAAGATGACGCGGCGCGAGGCCTTCGACCAGTACCTGCGCGTGGTGGAGCAGGCGCTGGCGACGGGGGTGCGGCCGCGCTGCCACCTGGAGGACGTGACGCGCGCGGACCTCGAGGGCTTCGTGCTGCCGTTCGTGCAGAAGCTGGCGGAGCTGGGCGAGCAAGTGGGCGACGACCTCAAGCCCAAGGTGCGGCTGTGCGACACCCTCGGCTACGGGGTCACCTACCCCGGGGCGGCGCTGCCGCGCAGCATCCCCAAGCTCATCTACCTGGTGACGCACGAGGGCGGCATCCCGCCGGAGCGGCTGGAGTGGCACGGGCACAACGACTTCCACAAGGCGCACATCAACGCCGTCACCTGCTGGCTCTACGGCTGTGACGCTGTCAACACCACTCTCTTCAGCTTCGGCGAGCGCACGGGCAATCCACCGCTGGAGGGGGCGCTGGTCGAGTACGCGGGCCTCAAGGGCACGCTCAACGGCGCCGACCTGCGGGTGCTGACCGACCTCGCCCGCTACTTCGAGACCGAGGTCGGGGCGCTGATTCCGCCGGGCCAGCCCTTCGTCGGCGCCAACTTCAACCGCACCATGGCCGGCATCCACGCCCACGGCCTGCGCCGCGACGAGCGCATCTACAATATCTTCGACACCTGCGCCCTGCTGGGGCGGCCGCCGCGGGTCGCCATCACCGACAAGAGCGGGGTGGATGGCGTCACCCGCTGGGTATGCGACTTCCTGGGGCTGGAGGGCGATCACCAGGTGCGCCGGCGCGACGTGCTCAAGATCGCGCGCTGGGTCGCCGACCAGTACGAGGTGCACGAGCGCCTCACCGGCATCTCCGACCAGGAGCTGGCGGAGCAGGTGCGCCTGCACCTGCCGGAGCTCTACCGCAGCTGCATGGAGCGGCGGCCCGGCGGCGACGACTCCCGGGCGGACTAG
- a CDS encoding DUF58 domain-containing protein produces the protein MWTRNAKRLAAVSVAFYVVALLNDAYAAYLLWWATVSLLVGAYISARRSLRGLSLTRRLAGNRIFQHQPLAMTLTLHHPPGSAPTVLIKDPVRCLTRDETEESQYLIQAEPDAGADELRHELAFPLRGHYRLGPLTMQGADAVGIFVRSQALGPPAELIVYPRPLPLPHLTMRGLSAYRLRELRTAPAAGAAQEFYGIRPYQHGDDLRRIHWRSTARTGRLAVREYEQRLSAAATIVLDLHRDAHRGAGAHSTLEYAVTIAASLAQHVIDAGNALSLITTGADGFLLPMDRGEHQLHQALEHLAVARADGDAGFASALASRLAQLPAASTVLLVTPSADPHAAHPMLMLRSAGTHVTAVLIAPHSFAAAPDPRLEAAYGELLAAAFGAANAVCPVRRGEDLASALGAARLWL, from the coding sequence ATGTGGACGCGTAACGCGAAAAGGCTGGCCGCCGTTTCGGTCGCGTTTTACGTGGTCGCCCTGCTCAACGACGCCTACGCCGCATACCTGCTGTGGTGGGCAACCGTCAGCTTGCTGGTGGGCGCCTACATCTCCGCGCGGCGCTCGCTGCGCGGCCTGTCGCTGACGCGGCGCCTGGCAGGAAACCGCATCTTCCAGCACCAGCCGCTGGCGATGACCCTGACCCTGCATCACCCGCCGGGTTCGGCGCCGACCGTCCTCATCAAGGACCCGGTGCGCTGCCTCACGCGCGATGAGACCGAGGAGTCGCAGTACCTCATTCAGGCCGAGCCCGACGCCGGGGCGGATGAACTCCGCCACGAGCTTGCCTTCCCCCTGCGCGGCCACTACCGGCTGGGGCCGCTGACCATGCAGGGAGCGGATGCGGTCGGGATCTTCGTGCGCTCGCAGGCGCTGGGCCCGCCCGCCGAGCTGATCGTGTACCCGCGGCCCCTGCCGCTCCCGCACCTGACCATGCGGGGGCTGTCAGCATACCGCCTGCGCGAGCTGCGAACGGCGCCCGCGGCCGGCGCCGCCCAGGAGTTCTACGGCATTCGCCCCTATCAGCACGGCGACGACTTGCGGCGCATCCACTGGAGGTCCACCGCCCGCACCGGCCGGCTTGCGGTCCGCGAGTACGAGCAGCGCCTGTCCGCGGCGGCCACCATCGTGCTCGACCTGCACCGCGACGCGCACCGGGGCGCGGGCGCTCACTCCACCCTGGAGTATGCGGTGACCATCGCCGCCTCCCTGGCCCAGCACGTGATTGACGCCGGCAACGCCCTGAGCCTGATCACCACCGGCGCCGACGGTTTCCTCCTGCCCATGGATCGCGGCGAGCATCAGCTCCACCAGGCGCTCGAGCATCTCGCCGTCGCCCGCGCCGACGGCGACGCCGGTTTCGCCTCGGCGCTCGCCAGCCGCCTGGCCCAGCTCCCCGCCGCCTCCACGGTGCTGCTCGTCACGCCGTCGGCCGATCCCCATGCGGCGCATCCCATGCTCATGCTCCGCAGCGCCGGCACCCACGTCACCGCGGTTCTCATCGCCCCCCACAGCTTCGCCGCCGCGCCCGATCCCCGCCTCGAGGCAGCGTACGGCGAGCTGCTGGCGGCCGCCTTCGGCGCGGCTAACGCAGTCTGCCCCGTGCGCCGGGGGGAGGACCTCGCTTCCGCCCTGGGAGCCGCCCGCTTATGGCTGTAA
- a CDS encoding transglutaminase domain-containing protein, with amino-acid sequence MAVTQVPEQPWWARQALPYGAAALVTIAAIISAWPIYLMPAFPYLALGLVLLGTPASMYLRSTGADRRLLNLGMVGVALLFFFAIALRLPLPQAGGDLWSVFVTFDDRDAIALVIQAFLTVAMLRSFTLLTDRDLVLSVIPALSTILLSAIAVRNASVIVGLLLFFLGALYLLAFNHGERWAVGVRARRRLRSRRRLLVLANAVAATWLKLVPITLAVSVAFGWINLPRLLMKRYGSQADLLIALKVYQLVAPGWVVPDNSINLGSGRSLRKTVLFRVDSPADALWRASTLDTYTGSGWSNSPPRVAAGDARSRRAPRTRPRSQSLDSRDGEWRVGSHDPGLLAGVPSSELKQVFHLAAPMQGVLVAAYEAQSLRGRLWHAKVSDSSVLGQSAPMRPGASYGVISRRKAPPGVAVYRPRATLPATERERLLSLPRLPQRTRRLARRITAGERSDLHRALALNAYLQREFVYRDRVTPPPAGVDHVDYFLHHMDGAYCDYFASALAVLARLNGLPARVVTGFRSDEVETETGWWVVREKHAHSWVEVFLDGYGWLELDPSPPVEAAPPVLERATKTFGRAVDAIRRAAGAPFRALAAIPGWRWKAPAGLAALALLLLGVRRARRERPPSLPRAGDTEQLQRYAHCCYERMCRWLRTWGLPKAPDATASEYARWLGRTLGPQAAPMRDIVSAYLAAEYGGRRLEPAEAGDLAQRMVTVLGRRKFLLRRTRRPAPRDGPLPGGYSPRRDSPRPPQST; translated from the coding sequence ATGGCTGTAACGCAAGTCCCCGAGCAACCATGGTGGGCCCGCCAGGCCCTGCCCTACGGCGCCGCGGCGCTGGTGACGATCGCGGCCATCATCTCGGCGTGGCCGATCTACCTGATGCCGGCATTCCCATACCTGGCGCTGGGGCTGGTGCTGCTGGGGACGCCGGCGAGCATGTATCTGCGGTCCACGGGCGCCGACCGGCGGTTGCTGAACCTGGGCATGGTCGGCGTCGCCCTGCTTTTCTTCTTCGCCATAGCGCTGCGCCTGCCGCTGCCGCAAGCGGGGGGAGACCTGTGGAGCGTCTTTGTGACCTTCGACGATCGGGACGCCATCGCCCTCGTGATCCAGGCATTCCTGACGGTCGCGATGTTGCGCTCCTTCACCCTGCTCACCGACCGCGACCTCGTCCTATCCGTCATCCCCGCGCTCAGCACCATCCTGCTGTCGGCGATCGCGGTGCGCAACGCGTCGGTCATCGTCGGGCTGCTGCTGTTCTTCCTGGGCGCGCTCTATCTGCTTGCCTTCAACCACGGCGAGCGGTGGGCGGTGGGGGTGCGGGCGCGGCGCCGGCTGCGCTCGCGGCGTCGCCTCCTGGTGCTGGCCAATGCCGTCGCCGCAACGTGGCTCAAGCTGGTGCCGATCACCTTGGCGGTCAGCGTCGCTTTCGGGTGGATCAACCTTCCCCGCTTGCTGATGAAGCGCTACGGGTCGCAGGCAGACCTGCTGATCGCACTCAAGGTCTATCAGCTTGTCGCCCCCGGCTGGGTCGTGCCCGACAACTCGATCAACTTGGGCAGCGGGCGGTCGCTGCGCAAGACCGTGCTCTTCCGCGTGGACTCGCCGGCAGACGCGCTGTGGCGCGCGAGCACGCTCGACACCTACACCGGCAGCGGGTGGAGCAACTCGCCGCCGCGGGTGGCGGCAGGCGATGCGCGCTCCCGGCGCGCACCCCGTACGCGACCACGCTCGCAATCCCTCGACTCGCGAGACGGCGAATGGAGGGTGGGGTCCCACGATCCGGGGCTGCTCGCGGGGGTGCCGAGTTCGGAGCTGAAGCAGGTCTTTCACCTGGCGGCGCCCATGCAGGGCGTGCTCGTCGCCGCCTATGAGGCGCAGTCCCTGCGCGGGCGCCTGTGGCACGCCAAAGTGAGCGACTCCTCGGTCCTCGGCCAGTCCGCGCCGATGCGGCCGGGCGCGTCCTACGGTGTCATCTCTCGACGCAAGGCGCCGCCCGGCGTCGCCGTCTATCGTCCGCGCGCGACGCTTCCGGCGACCGAGCGGGAGCGCCTTCTGTCGCTGCCGCGCCTGCCGCAGCGCACGCGCCGCCTGGCCCGGCGCATCACCGCCGGCGAGCGCTCCGACCTCCACCGCGCGCTTGCTCTCAACGCCTATCTTCAGCGCGAGTTCGTGTATCGCGATCGCGTCACCCCGCCGCCCGCGGGCGTGGATCACGTGGATTACTTCCTGCATCACATGGACGGCGCCTACTGCGACTACTTCGCCAGCGCGCTGGCGGTGCTGGCGCGCCTCAACGGCCTCCCCGCGCGCGTGGTCACCGGCTTCCGCAGCGACGAAGTGGAGACGGAGACCGGGTGGTGGGTGGTGCGCGAGAAGCACGCCCACAGTTGGGTTGAGGTCTTCCTTGACGGCTACGGCTGGCTGGAGCTGGACCCCAGCCCGCCGGTGGAGGCTGCTCCCCCAGTGCTGGAGCGGGCGACAAAGACCTTCGGCCGCGCGGTTGATGCCATCAGGCGCGCGGCCGGGGCACCGTTTCGCGCCCTGGCGGCGATACCGGGGTGGCGGTGGAAAGCGCCCGCGGGGCTGGCAGCGTTGGCGCTGCTGCTGCTAGGCGTTCGCCGCGCGCGCCGCGAGCGGCCGCCTTCCCTGCCGCGCGCCGGCGATACCGAGCAGCTCCAGCGATACGCGCATTGCTGCTACGAGCGCATGTGCCGGTGGCTGCGAACCTGGGGCCTGCCCAAGGCGCCGGACGCCACCGCCAGCGAATACGCGCGCTGGCTGGGGCGCACCCTGGGCCCGCAGGCGGCGCCCATGCGCGACATTGTGAGCGCCTACCTCGCCGCCGAATACGGCGGGCGCCGGCTCGAACCCGCCGAGGCGGGCGATCTCGCCCAGCGGATGGTGACGGTACTGGGGCGGCGCAAGTTCCTGCTGCGGCGCACCCGCCGTCCTGCGCCCAGGGACGGTCCCCTTCCGGGCGGGTACAGTCCACGTAGGGACAGTCCCCGCCCGCCCCAGTCCACGTAG
- the phoU gene encoding phosphate signaling complex protein PhoU, which produces MEHLRKGFDEQLQELQQEVVRMGSLAGQALGVAMRILVERAPALEREVFDYENQVDALNLDIERRGVQLLATQQPMARDLRTLAAVLKIISDLERIGDYSVDLAHQAVELSARPLFKPLIDLPQMADIAQEMLRQVLAAFVARDIEAAVATIERDHEVDRLYRLLHTEIVEYLERDPQVAFQAVRLIMIGTYLERIADHITNVGERIWYMETGELKELHE; this is translated from the coding sequence ATGGAGCACTTGCGCAAAGGCTTCGATGAGCAGCTTCAGGAGCTCCAGCAGGAGGTGGTGCGCATGGGTTCGCTGGCGGGCCAGGCGCTGGGCGTCGCCATGCGCATCTTGGTCGAGCGCGCGCCCGCGCTGGAGCGCGAGGTCTTCGATTACGAGAACCAGGTGGACGCCCTCAACCTCGACATCGAGCGCCGCGGGGTGCAGCTCCTGGCGACGCAGCAGCCGATGGCGCGCGACCTGCGCACCCTGGCCGCCGTGCTCAAGATCATCAGCGACCTCGAGCGCATCGGCGACTACAGCGTAGATCTCGCCCACCAGGCGGTGGAGCTGTCGGCGCGGCCGCTGTTCAAGCCGCTGATTGACCTGCCGCAGATGGCCGACATCGCCCAGGAGATGCTGCGGCAGGTGCTGGCGGCGTTCGTCGCGCGCGACATCGAAGCGGCGGTGGCGACCATCGAGCGCGACCACGAGGTGGATCGCCTCTACCGGCTGCTGCACACCGAGATCGTGGAGTACCTGGAGCGCGACCCCCAGGTCGCCTTCCAGGCGGTGCGCCTGATTATGATCGGCACCTACCTGGAGCGCATCGCCGACCACATCACCAACGTCGGCGAGCGCATCTGGTACATGGAGACGGGCGAGCTCAAGGAGCTGCACGAGTAG
- the pstB gene encoding phosphate ABC transporter ATP-binding protein PstB, producing MSDTIRRDMSPATPAAGAAKVEVQGLHFYYGHFHALRGLDLVIREREITAFIGPSGCGKSTFLRAINRMNDIIEGARTRGRVLLDGEDIYRPEVDVVALRKRVGMVFQRPNPFPMSVFDNIAFGPRIHRLARGAGLEALVERSLRRAALWDEVKDQLRQSAFSLSGGQQQRLCIARLLAVDPEVVLMDEPCSALDPISTLRIEELMVELKQDYTIVIVTHNMQQAARVSDRTGFFLSGELIEFDVSEKVFTRPADKRTEDYVTGRFG from the coding sequence ATGTCCGACACCATCAGACGAGACATGTCCCCCGCGACGCCCGCCGCCGGCGCCGCCAAGGTTGAGGTGCAGGGGCTACACTTCTACTACGGTCATTTCCACGCCCTGCGCGGGCTCGACCTGGTGATCCGCGAGCGCGAAATCACCGCCTTCATCGGGCCCTCCGGCTGCGGCAAGTCCACCTTCCTGCGCGCCATCAACCGCATGAACGACATCATCGAGGGCGCCCGCACGCGCGGGCGCGTGCTGCTCGACGGCGAAGACATCTACCGCCCGGAAGTGGACGTGGTGGCGCTGCGCAAGCGGGTGGGCATGGTCTTTCAGCGGCCCAACCCCTTTCCCATGTCGGTCTTCGATAACATCGCCTTCGGGCCGCGCATTCACCGCCTCGCCCGCGGCGCCGGCCTGGAGGCGCTGGTGGAGCGCAGCCTGCGCCGGGCGGCGCTGTGGGACGAGGTCAAGGACCAGCTGCGCCAGTCCGCGTTCTCGCTCTCCGGCGGACAGCAGCAGCGCCTGTGCATCGCCCGCCTGCTGGCGGTGGACCCCGAGGTCGTGCTCATGGACGAGCCGTGCTCGGCACTGGATCCCATCTCGACGCTGCGCATCGAGGAGCTGATGGTCGAGCTCAAGCAGGACTACACCATCGTCATCGTCACCCACAATATGCAGCAGGCGGCGCGCGTATCCGACCGCACCGGCTTCTTCTTGAGCGGCGAGCTGATCGAGTTCGATGTCAGCGAGAAGGTCTTCACGCGCCCCGCGGACAAGCGCACCGAGGACTACGTGACGGGCCGCTTCGGGTAG
- the pstA gene encoding phosphate ABC transporter permease PstA has protein sequence MSRRQSLSRSRAREARRAAANGLMWAFAALATIAALVPLGMVLYYIVIQGLPALNLAFFTHLARPVGEPGGGMANAIVGTLILIGLASAVGLPVGILGGIYLAEFGNHRFGAGVRFAADVLAGVPSIVVGILVWVIVVVPMQGFSALAGGLALGIMMIPTVIRTTEELVRLVPVSQREAALSLGATHWRTVFKVVLVAARGGVITGVLLAVARIAGETAPLLFTAFGNRFWSARLDQPIASLPVQIYYYAIAPYDDWHAQAWAGALVLVLIILILSAAARYATRGRLRAIR, from the coding sequence ATGAGCCGCCGCCAGTCGCTATCCCGCAGCCGCGCCCGCGAGGCCCGGCGGGCGGCCGCTAACGGCCTGATGTGGGCATTCGCGGCGTTGGCGACCATCGCCGCCCTGGTGCCGCTGGGGATGGTGCTCTACTACATCGTCATCCAGGGGCTGCCGGCCCTCAACCTGGCCTTTTTCACTCATCTGGCCCGGCCCGTGGGAGAGCCCGGCGGAGGCATGGCCAACGCCATCGTCGGCACCCTCATCCTCATCGGGCTGGCGAGCGCGGTGGGGCTGCCCGTCGGCATCCTGGGCGGCATCTACCTCGCCGAGTTCGGCAACCACCGCTTCGGCGCGGGGGTGCGCTTCGCCGCCGACGTTCTCGCCGGCGTGCCCTCGATCGTCGTCGGCATCCTGGTGTGGGTGATCGTCGTCGTCCCCATGCAAGGCTTCTCCGCGCTGGCGGGGGGGCTAGCGCTGGGTATCATGATGATCCCCACCGTCATCCGCACCACCGAGGAGCTGGTGCGCCTGGTGCCGGTGTCCCAGCGCGAGGCGGCGTTGTCCCTGGGCGCTACTCACTGGCGCACCGTCTTCAAGGTCGTGCTGGTGGCGGCGCGGGGCGGCGTCATCACCGGCGTGCTGCTGGCGGTCGCCCGCATCGCCGGCGAGACCGCGCCGCTGCTGTTCACCGCGTTCGGCAATCGCTTCTGGAGCGCGCGCCTCGACCAACCCATCGCCAGCCTGCCGGTGCAGATCTACTACTATGCGATCGCCCCCTATGACGACTGGCACGCCCAGGCGTGGGCGGGGGCGCTGGTGCTGGTGCTCATCATCCTGATTCTGAGCGCGGCCGCGCGCTATGCCACCCGCGGGCGCCTGCGCGCCATTCGCTGA